Proteins found in one Paucidesulfovibrio longus DSM 6739 genomic segment:
- a CDS encoding YbgA family protein, with translation MEERLKLGVSRCLLGENVRFDGGHKLDRYLRDVLGQYVQFVPVCPEVESGLPIPRESLRLVGDPQSPRLVTGKTRVDHTETMKAWAEKRLEELESEQLCGFVFKYGSPSSGMSRVKVYPEKGGPPSLKGRGLFAGMFMDRFPLLPVEDEGRLNAPVLRENFIDRIFTMHRWQTMLRKGLAPGALVDFHTRHKLLVMAHNVQAYRDLGKLVAKAGSVAPQDLADAYIKRLMEALAREAKPRQHRNVLDHCQGYFKKFLDPDEKQELREVIRLYGEELVPRIVPITLLNHYVRKYGQEYLASQVYLNPPPAELKLLNHA, from the coding sequence ATGGAAGAACGTCTCAAGCTCGGCGTAAGCCGCTGTCTTCTCGGAGAGAACGTCCGATTCGACGGAGGCCACAAGCTCGACCGCTACCTCCGGGACGTGCTGGGTCAATACGTGCAGTTCGTGCCCGTTTGCCCCGAAGTCGAGAGCGGCCTGCCCATCCCCCGCGAATCGCTGCGCCTCGTGGGCGACCCGCAATCGCCCCGGCTGGTCACGGGGAAAACCCGCGTGGACCACACGGAAACGATGAAGGCCTGGGCGGAAAAGCGGCTGGAAGAACTCGAGTCGGAACAGCTCTGCGGCTTCGTCTTCAAATACGGTTCGCCGTCCAGCGGCATGAGCCGGGTCAAGGTCTATCCGGAGAAAGGCGGGCCGCCCTCCCTGAAGGGGCGCGGCTTGTTCGCGGGGATGTTCATGGACCGCTTTCCGCTGCTGCCGGTGGAGGACGAGGGGCGGCTCAACGCCCCCGTGCTGCGGGAAAACTTCATCGACCGCATCTTCACCATGCACCGCTGGCAGACCATGCTTCGGAAAGGACTCGCCCCAGGGGCGCTCGTGGACTTCCACACCCGCCACAAGCTGCTGGTCATGGCCCACAACGTCCAGGCCTACCGCGATCTGGGCAAGCTCGTGGCCAAGGCCGGGAGCGTGGCCCCGCAGGATCTCGCGGACGCGTACATCAAGAGGCTCATGGAAGCGCTGGCGCGGGAAGCCAAGCCCCGGCAGCACCGCAACGTGCTCGACCATTGCCAGGGGTACTTCAAGAAATTTCTCGACCCGGATGAAAAACAGGAACTGCGGGAAGTCATTCGCCTTTACGGCGAAGAACTGGTCCCCCGAATCGTGCCCATCACCCTGCTGAACCACTACGTCCGCAAATACGGCCAGGAATACCTCGCCTCCCAAGTCTACCTGAACCCGCCGCCCGCGGAACTCAAGCTGCTGAACCATGCCTGA
- a CDS encoding class I SAM-dependent methyltransferase, producing the protein MPEQNEHAYGNLGTVVLDNDTTAQAERLRPLADDLLELDMRVLTRVVERLPKRERYAILDAGCANGHVARSRIPRLDIPFHCLGVDRCAEAVAQARKQNKDSRFLYSCAEIDELDMEDYGQFDIIFASRTLQSAPDPAKATQRLWDMLAPGGALIAHALDDDTHAVRPSGSNLELLLRSTAALARGSDRHHARELQSRMLRLKPTPSDLLMEFKVDHTAGLDSEERKRFFENAFISRNGSPRQRRDDLADDADTFFALAHSVAVAFK; encoded by the coding sequence ATGCCTGAACAAAACGAACATGCTTACGGGAATCTGGGGACAGTCGTTCTCGACAACGATACCACGGCCCAGGCGGAGCGCCTTCGACCCCTGGCCGACGACCTGCTGGAACTGGACATGCGCGTGCTGACGCGTGTCGTCGAACGTCTGCCGAAACGCGAACGCTATGCGATTCTCGACGCAGGCTGCGCGAACGGCCATGTCGCCCGGTCCCGGATTCCCCGCCTCGACATCCCCTTCCATTGCCTGGGAGTGGATCGCTGTGCGGAAGCGGTCGCCCAGGCGCGCAAGCAAAACAAAGACTCCCGGTTTCTCTATAGCTGCGCGGAAATCGATGAACTGGACATGGAAGACTACGGCCAGTTCGACATCATCTTCGCTTCCCGCACCCTGCAAAGTGCGCCTGATCCCGCCAAGGCGACGCAACGCCTCTGGGACATGCTCGCTCCGGGAGGCGCGCTCATCGCGCACGCGCTCGACGACGACACGCACGCCGTGCGGCCTTCCGGCTCGAACCTGGAACTGCTGCTCCGCTCCACGGCGGCCCTGGCCAGAGGATCGGACCGCCACCACGCACGCGAACTCCAGTCCAGGATGCTGCGATTGAAGCCGACGCCCAGCGACCTGCTCATGGAATTCAAGGTGGACCACACTGCGGGTCTGGACAGCGAGGAACGAAAACGCTTTTTCGAAAACGCGTTCATCTCCCGGAACGGATCCCCCCGGCAACGTCGCGACGACCTCGCCGATGACGCAGACACGTTCTTCGCCCTGGCGCACAGCGTGGCCGTGGCCTTCAAATAA
- a CDS encoding SAM-dependent methyltransferase — protein sequence MDIPRIFNIMESAHRIHNPFTPEKFATLGEALRLDSGTSVLDLGSGSGEMLCTWARDYKIVGTGVDMSRLFSKQAKLRAEELGVADRIRFIHDDAAGYVTDEKVGIAACVGATWIGGGVAGTIELLSKSLIADGIILVGEPYWRQLPPTEDVAKGCFANSISDYLTLPKLLTSFGDLGYDVVEMVLANQDGWDRYEAAKWLTMRQWLEANPNDDLSEVVREKLSSEPERYTSYTREYMGWGVFALMAR from the coding sequence GTGGACATTCCCCGAATCTTCAACATTATGGAAAGTGCTCACCGCATTCACAATCCGTTTACACCCGAAAAATTCGCTACTCTCGGCGAGGCGCTGCGCCTGGACTCCGGGACGAGTGTGCTTGACCTCGGCAGCGGTTCGGGCGAGATGCTCTGCACCTGGGCACGTGACTACAAAATCGTTGGCACCGGTGTGGACATGAGCCGGTTGTTCTCCAAGCAAGCGAAACTCCGAGCTGAAGAACTCGGCGTTGCCGATCGCATTCGGTTCATCCACGACGACGCTGCGGGCTACGTCACAGACGAAAAGGTCGGTATAGCAGCTTGTGTCGGGGCCACATGGATTGGCGGAGGAGTAGCCGGCACCATCGAGCTTCTTTCGAAGAGTCTCATTGCCGACGGGATCATACTCGTTGGAGAGCCTTACTGGCGACAGCTGCCACCGACGGAAGATGTTGCCAAAGGGTGCTTTGCCAACTCGATCTCCGACTATCTTACGCTTCCTAAGCTTCTCACGTCTTTCGGCGACCTCGGCTACGATGTCGTAGAGATGGTTCTGGCTAACCAAGACGGTTGGGACAGATATGAGGCGGCCAAGTGGCTCACCATGCGTCAATGGCTTGAAGCGAATCCAAACGATGACCTCTCGGAAGTAGTACGAGAAAAGTTGTCCTCAGAGCCCGAACGCTACACCTCGTACACACGAGAGTACATGGGTTGGGGGGTGTTCGCGCTGATGGCACGGTGA
- the metG gene encoding methionine--tRNA ligase: MDNFYITTPIFYVNAKPHLGHAYTAIIADAATRFHKLMGRDTYFLTGTDEHGDKIVKAAEANGQTPKAYVDKISGLFKGLWPSLEVRNDQFIRTTSPAHIKVVQEILQKVYDKGDIYFGEYGGHYCFGCERFYTEKELVDGKCPQHETAPEYIAEKNYFFKMSKYQGWLIEHIKKNPEFVRPERYRKEVLSLLESGALEDLCISRPKSRLEWGIELPFDKDYVCYVWFDALINYVSALGYPDGDKFKKYWPATNHLIAKDILKPHAVFWPCMLKSAGIEPFQRLNVHGYWLIKDTKMSKSLGNVVEPLDMIETYGLNAFRYFLLREMSFGQDASFSEEALVGRLNADLANDLGNLFNRTLSMTHKYFKGMIPVPDNAEEIEDAEIKKLGQKAMEVFQTEFAEMRFARALEGLWELVRGLNKYIDTVQPWTLYKNKNMKRLSTVMYVMLENMRKIAVHVWPVMPDAAVNMLRQLGIEFDPRKVDLSKEMDAWGLLDTGTMVSETSNLFPRVDSIKKDEPEAAAAKPAKAAAKAKEAPKAVDGDSGAIEFEDFQKVDLRVGTVVEVGKHPDADRLLLVQVDLGEAEGPRQVVAGLADFFKPEDLKGRQVVVVANLKPRKLRKQLSQGMILAVKTESGMELLTASGTVPGGSKVS; the protein is encoded by the coding sequence GTGGACAACTTCTACATCACCACGCCCATTTTCTACGTGAATGCGAAACCGCACCTGGGCCACGCCTATACCGCCATCATCGCCGATGCCGCGACCCGTTTTCACAAGCTCATGGGCAGGGACACCTACTTCCTGACCGGAACGGACGAGCACGGCGACAAGATCGTCAAGGCGGCCGAAGCCAACGGCCAGACCCCCAAGGCCTACGTGGACAAGATCAGCGGGTTGTTCAAGGGGCTTTGGCCCAGCCTGGAAGTGCGCAACGACCAGTTCATCCGCACCACCTCCCCGGCGCACATCAAGGTTGTCCAGGAGATTCTCCAGAAGGTCTACGACAAGGGCGACATCTACTTCGGCGAATACGGCGGTCATTATTGTTTCGGCTGCGAGCGCTTCTACACCGAGAAGGAGCTTGTGGACGGCAAATGCCCGCAGCACGAGACCGCTCCCGAATACATCGCCGAGAAGAACTACTTCTTCAAGATGTCCAAGTATCAGGGCTGGCTCATTGAGCACATCAAGAAGAATCCCGAGTTCGTGCGGCCCGAACGGTATCGCAAGGAAGTGCTCAGCCTGCTGGAATCCGGGGCGCTGGAGGATCTTTGCATCTCACGGCCCAAGAGCCGCCTGGAGTGGGGCATCGAGCTGCCCTTCGACAAGGATTACGTCTGCTACGTCTGGTTCGACGCGCTGATCAACTACGTTTCCGCGCTGGGGTACCCTGACGGCGACAAGTTCAAGAAGTATTGGCCCGCCACCAACCATCTCATCGCCAAGGACATCCTCAAGCCGCACGCCGTGTTCTGGCCGTGCATGCTCAAGTCCGCAGGCATCGAGCCGTTCCAGCGGCTCAACGTGCATGGCTACTGGCTGATCAAGGACACCAAGATGTCCAAGTCCCTGGGCAACGTTGTCGAGCCCCTGGACATGATCGAGACTTACGGGCTGAACGCGTTTCGGTATTTCCTGCTGCGCGAGATGAGCTTCGGCCAGGACGCGAGCTTTTCCGAGGAGGCCCTGGTGGGACGGCTCAATGCCGACCTGGCCAACGATCTGGGCAACCTCTTCAACCGCACGCTCTCCATGACCCACAAGTATTTCAAGGGCATGATCCCCGTTCCGGACAATGCCGAGGAAATCGAGGACGCGGAAATCAAGAAGCTCGGACAGAAGGCCATGGAGGTCTTTCAGACCGAATTCGCGGAGATGCGCTTCGCCCGCGCTCTGGAAGGACTTTGGGAGCTGGTGCGCGGTCTCAATAAGTACATCGATACCGTGCAGCCCTGGACGCTCTACAAGAACAAGAACATGAAGCGCCTTTCCACCGTCATGTACGTGATGCTGGAAAACATGCGCAAAATCGCCGTGCACGTCTGGCCCGTGATGCCCGATGCCGCCGTGAACATGCTGCGCCAGCTGGGAATCGAGTTCGATCCGCGCAAGGTCGATCTTTCCAAGGAAATGGACGCATGGGGACTGCTCGATACGGGTACGATGGTATCCGAAACCTCGAACCTCTTTCCTCGCGTCGATTCAATCAAGAAGGACGAGCCTGAGGCGGCCGCAGCCAAGCCCGCCAAGGCGGCGGCCAAGGCCAAGGAAGCTCCGAAGGCCGTGGACGGGGATTCCGGGGCCATCGAATTCGAGGACTTTCAGAAAGTGGATTTGCGGGTCGGCACCGTGGTCGAGGTCGGCAAGCATCCGGATGCGGACCGTCTCTTGCTGGTCCAGGTCGATCTTGGCGAGGCCGAGGGGCCGAGGCAGGTCGTGGCCGGGCTTGCTGACTTTTTCAAGCCCGAAGACCTCAAGGGCAGGCAGGTCGTTGTCGTGGCCAACCTCAAGCCCCGCAAGCTTCGCAAGCAGCTTTCCCAGGGCATGATCCTGGCCGTGAAGACCGAGTCGGGGATGGAGCTGCTGACCGCTTCGGGGACGGTGCCCGGCGGCAGCAAGGTCAGCTAG
- the ricT gene encoding PSP1 domain-containing protein, with protein sequence MSHILGVKFTDYGQVYFFSSGAFVVEEGQEVIVRTEQGMGLGKVVSVEPSEEDGSGVYTPIYRLANEEDQKTRQENDDLARDAFRFCRKCVSRRELEMKLVDVEVFFDRSKMIFYFTSPGRIDFRELIKDLVREYRTRIELRQIGVRHETQMLGALGNCGQMCCCRRFMRKFVPVTIKMAKEQNLFLNPTKISGICGRLLCCLSFEQDAYEQFHKECPKTGKRFQTSLGMARVIRSNFFKKTVTAFMDDGSEKELTLDEWQEIVNKPPSEETLAAQEASARPPRGRTPSRSTGRPRQQRPMPAREENPPSASQPEVRQPEPEAAPKREESVPQPPRERQEKGAGQGEDKKNRSGRKPRRRRKKTRQPKKNANSSEQ encoded by the coding sequence ATGAGTCATATTCTTGGTGTAAAATTCACCGATTACGGACAGGTCTATTTCTTTTCCTCCGGAGCCTTCGTGGTTGAGGAGGGGCAGGAAGTCATTGTCCGCACCGAACAGGGCATGGGCCTGGGCAAGGTGGTCAGCGTGGAGCCTTCCGAAGAGGACGGCTCCGGCGTCTATACCCCGATCTATCGCCTGGCCAACGAGGAAGATCAGAAAACCCGCCAGGAAAACGACGACCTGGCCAGGGACGCATTTCGGTTCTGCCGCAAATGCGTGAGTCGGCGCGAACTGGAAATGAAGCTTGTGGATGTGGAGGTCTTTTTTGATCGAAGCAAGATGATCTTCTATTTCACCTCTCCGGGGCGCATCGATTTCCGGGAGCTGATCAAGGATCTTGTCCGCGAGTACCGCACGCGTATCGAGTTGCGGCAGATCGGCGTCCGTCACGAGACGCAGATGCTTGGCGCGCTGGGCAACTGCGGGCAGATGTGCTGCTGTCGCCGGTTCATGCGCAAGTTCGTGCCCGTGACCATCAAAATGGCCAAGGAGCAGAACCTGTTCCTGAATCCCACCAAAATATCCGGTATTTGCGGTCGGCTGCTCTGCTGTCTCAGTTTCGAGCAGGACGCCTACGAACAGTTCCACAAGGAATGCCCCAAGACCGGCAAGAGGTTTCAGACCTCGCTGGGCATGGCGCGAGTCATCCGTTCTAACTTCTTCAAGAAAACTGTCACCGCATTCATGGACGACGGTTCGGAGAAGGAACTGACGCTTGACGAATGGCAGGAGATCGTGAACAAGCCTCCGAGCGAGGAGACGCTGGCCGCGCAGGAAGCAAGCGCGCGCCCGCCGCGCGGTCGGACTCCGTCCCGCTCCACGGGGCGTCCGCGTCAGCAGCGGCCCATGCCTGCACGCGAGGAGAATCCTCCGTCCGCATCACAGCCGGAAGTTCGCCAGCCCGAACCGGAAGCGGCTCCGAAACGTGAGGAAAGCGTTCCTCAGCCTCCGCGCGAGCGTCAGGAAAAGGGCGCGGGCCAGGGCGAGGACAAAAAGAACCGCTCCGGGCGCAAGCCCCGCCGACGGCGCAAGAAGACGCGCCAGCCGAAAAAAAACGCTAATTCGAGCGAGCAGTAG
- a CDS encoding response regulator produces the protein MRALIVDDDFYSRSMLHDMLRPYAGCDIAVNGEEAVYAFKQALEGGNPYDLVCLDLVMPEMDGQQALWEIRALEHEHGTHPTQETKVIVITMLDDKKETHDAFFLGGATSYIVKPVDQNKLLDELRSLKLVDEVEI, from the coding sequence ATGCGGGCTTTGATCGTTGACGACGACTTCTACTCTCGAAGCATGTTGCATGACATGCTGCGCCCTTACGCCGGTTGCGACATCGCCGTGAACGGCGAGGAGGCGGTCTACGCGTTCAAGCAGGCGCTGGAGGGCGGAAATCCCTACGATTTGGTCTGCCTTGATCTCGTCATGCCGGAGATGGACGGACAGCAGGCGCTGTGGGAAATCCGCGCCCTGGAGCACGAGCACGGCACGCATCCGACGCAGGAAACCAAGGTCATCGTCATCACCATGCTCGACGACAAGAAAGAGACGCACGATGCCTTTTTTCTTGGGGGGGCCACCTCCTACATCGTCAAGCCCGTGGACCAGAACAAGCTGCTCGACGAACTTCGCAGCCTGAAGCTCGTTGACGAGGTGGAAATCTGA
- a CDS encoding MBL fold metallo-hydrolase, which translates to MIWTRFFRAFARKTRTRKWRSTSRARATAMKRARGAKGSGEFISPICTGCASGKGVSCTPDGGSSAPCAQRVGCLPEVKVYIRCWGARGSIPVSGQEYLKYGGDTACLEIRTAANDTVVIVDAGSGVRPLANQLVEEGRRDYTFLFTHAHWDHILGFPFFKPLYSPRNSIKIYGCPISQGNMQTLLSKTMSAPYFPVPFEEVRASIGYKEYCDKPLVIDGMSVETIPLSHPNMGVGFRFTERDRRFVFLTDNELGFRHPGGRSFEEYARFCEGADLLIHDAEYTLEDYAQRRGWGHSTFEQAMNLALAANVGLVGLYHHNQDRPDAEVDFMVERARNLAEQRGSATSCFGVSQTWSVTL; encoded by the coding sequence ATGATCTGGACGCGCTTCTTTCGGGCCTTCGCGCGGAAAACCCGGACCCGGAAATGGAGATCGACTTCGCGCGCGAGGGCGACTGCCATGAAGCGGGCGCGGGGGGCAAAGGGTAGCGGCGAATTCATTTCTCCAATATGTACGGGTTGCGCCTCTGGGAAAGGTGTGTCATGTACGCCCGATGGAGGCTCATCAGCGCCTTGCGCGCAGAGGGTCGGCTGCCTTCCGGAGGTGAAGGTGTATATTCGCTGTTGGGGCGCCCGCGGGTCCATTCCCGTTTCGGGGCAGGAATATCTTAAGTATGGCGGGGACACTGCCTGCCTGGAGATTCGGACAGCTGCGAACGACACTGTCGTGATCGTTGACGCCGGTTCGGGCGTTCGTCCATTGGCGAATCAGCTTGTGGAGGAGGGCAGGCGGGACTACACGTTTCTGTTCACCCATGCCCACTGGGACCACATCCTGGGTTTTCCGTTTTTCAAGCCGTTGTACTCGCCTCGCAATTCCATCAAAATTTACGGCTGTCCCATCTCGCAGGGGAACATGCAGACGCTGCTTTCCAAGACCATGAGCGCGCCGTATTTTCCGGTTCCCTTCGAAGAGGTCCGCGCCAGCATCGGGTACAAGGAATATTGCGACAAGCCTCTTGTCATCGACGGCATGAGCGTGGAAACCATTCCGCTCAGCCACCCCAACATGGGCGTCGGCTTTCGGTTCACGGAGAGGGACAGGCGGTTCGTGTTTCTGACGGACAACGAGTTGGGCTTCCGGCATCCCGGAGGGCGAAGCTTCGAGGAATATGCCCGGTTTTGCGAAGGGGCGGACCTGCTCATACACGACGCGGAGTACACGCTTGAGGACTACGCCCAGCGCCGGGGCTGGGGCCACTCCACCTTCGAGCAGGCCATGAATCTTGCGCTTGCCGCCAATGTGGGCCTGGTCGGCCTCTACCACCACAACCAGGATCGGCCCGACGCCGAGGTGGATTTCATGGTTGAGCGGGCCCGCAATCTTGCGGAGCAGCGTGGTTCCGCAACCTCCTGCTTCGGCGTTTCCCAGACGTGGTCGGTGACGCTCTAG
- a CDS encoding MBL fold metallo-hydrolase has protein sequence MRARFWGVRGSLPAPGPDTLRYGGNTTCIEVVSKSGDRIILDGGTGIRPLGLRLAALMPLACDVFITHTHWDHIQGLPFFLPLFAPGNRITIHGPPDPVNMRGMECVLECQMAYPHFPVRCSELQAEITFDTLREGQTVSVGAFRVTCILMNHPALNFGYRVDDLEQGASLFFTGDHEPFANIHAPGEDGYEEYQEAVDERNERIDALVSGVDLIIADGQYTDAEFACRRGWGHSSMSQVVDFARRAGASRVVLTHHETTRCDDDLDALLSGLRAENPDPEMEIDFAREGDCHEAGAGGKG, from the coding sequence ATGCGCGCACGCTTTTGGGGCGTTCGCGGCTCCCTGCCCGCTCCCGGACCGGACACCCTTCGCTACGGCGGCAACACCACATGCATCGAGGTCGTTTCGAAGTCCGGCGACAGGATCATCCTGGACGGCGGCACGGGAATCCGTCCCCTGGGATTGCGACTCGCCGCCCTGATGCCTCTGGCTTGCGATGTCTTCATCACCCATACGCACTGGGATCACATCCAGGGCTTGCCTTTTTTCTTGCCCCTGTTTGCTCCGGGGAACAGAATCACCATTCATGGCCCGCCCGATCCCGTGAACATGCGCGGCATGGAATGCGTGCTGGAATGCCAGATGGCCTATCCCCATTTCCCGGTCCGCTGCTCTGAGCTTCAGGCAGAGATAACTTTCGATACCCTGCGGGAAGGCCAAACCGTGAGCGTGGGGGCCTTCCGCGTGACCTGCATTCTCATGAACCATCCCGCCTTGAATTTCGGATACCGCGTGGACGACCTGGAGCAGGGCGCCTCCCTGTTCTTCACCGGGGATCATGAACCCTTCGCCAATATCCATGCACCGGGCGAAGATGGGTATGAAGAATATCAGGAGGCCGTCGACGAGCGCAACGAGCGCATCGACGCCTTGGTTTCCGGAGTCGATCTCATCATCGCCGACGGGCAGTACACCGATGCCGAATTCGCCTGCCGCCGGGGGTGGGGCCACTCCTCCATGAGTCAGGTTGTGGATTTCGCCAGGCGGGCCGGAGCTTCCCGCGTGGTCCTGACGCACCATGAGACCACGCGCTGCGACGATGATCTGGACGCGCTTCTTTCGGGCCTTCGCGCGGAAAACCCGGACCCGGAAATGGAGATCGACTTCGCGCGCGAGGGCGACTGCCATGAAGCGGGCGCGGGGGGCAAAGGGTAG
- a CDS encoding HDOD domain-containing protein: MGTIQDKLLRAVDKMPGFPKSVQQILEMTADINCSQKELVEVIKKDPVFTLKILRMVNSAYFSLAQEVTSVNQASVYLGLNTLKNVALGLAVIGTLPMTNPAGFDMQRFWLHSLSVAAAGRLLGASGRDKGRDEAEYFAAGLLHDMGKIVFALYAPEEYRAVLLRSAEMGISLHDLEYEAFGLSHADIGARLAVAWNLPADLTECISAHHTLSDGSRLTVCVSLANLVVKHLGYGYSGNKAVEPPHPQVSLLFPGSVADIASSLDGLEAEVEKARMFVQLGGAA; the protein is encoded by the coding sequence ATGGGCACGATACAAGACAAGCTGCTGCGGGCCGTTGATAAAATGCCCGGCTTCCCCAAAAGCGTTCAGCAGATCCTTGAAATGACCGCGGACATCAACTGTTCCCAAAAAGAGTTGGTCGAAGTGATCAAGAAGGATCCCGTCTTCACGCTCAAGATCCTTCGCATGGTCAATTCCGCCTATTTTTCCCTGGCTCAGGAAGTCACTTCCGTGAATCAGGCTAGCGTCTACCTCGGTCTGAACACCCTCAAGAACGTGGCTCTCGGCCTCGCCGTCATCGGCACGCTGCCCATGACCAATCCAGCGGGCTTCGACATGCAGCGCTTTTGGCTGCATTCCCTTTCCGTTGCCGCCGCAGGTCGGTTGCTCGGCGCGAGCGGCAGGGACAAGGGCCGGGATGAGGCGGAATATTTCGCCGCGGGACTCCTGCACGACATGGGCAAGATCGTTTTCGCACTCTATGCTCCGGAGGAGTATCGCGCCGTGCTCCTGCGGAGCGCCGAAATGGGCATTTCCCTGCACGACCTCGAATACGAGGCCTTCGGCCTTTCGCACGCCGACATCGGCGCCCGGCTGGCCGTGGCCTGGAATCTCCCTGCGGACCTGACGGAGTGCATTTCCGCGCATCATACCCTGAGCGACGGATCCAGGCTGACGGTCTGCGTGAGCCTTGCGAATCTGGTGGTCAAGCATCTGGGATACGGATACTCCGGAAACAAGGCTGTCGAACCGCCTCACCCGCAGGTTTCGCTCCTGTTTCCCGGATCGGTGGCCGACATAGCGAGCAGTCTCGACGGCCTCGAGGCCGAGGTGGAGAAGGCACGAATGTTCGTCCAGTTGGGCGGAGCGGCCTGA